From the genome of Magnolia sinica isolate HGM2019 chromosome 12, MsV1, whole genome shotgun sequence:
caaaacacaaaaacaacagaaaaactttcaaaaatcattATGCCAAACATTTCACGCACAGCACCGGAGTTCGAGGTCGACTCATACGATTTTGATTTAGAGTTGGACTTCGAACTAATGAGTCTGGATGAAGCCTcagatgagggaaatgatgatacaactCTCAAACTCAAGGACACTCTCAAAAGGTTCGAAACAAAAGCCAACGTTGTGGTAGACGACTTCGaagttgtgaacttgggatcagCGGAACTCCCCAGAGAAGTGCGCATTGGTAGATCGTTGTCCCCGGAATATAAGCAGAAGATGATGGAATTCCTAAGACCGAGGTTATCCAACTTTTCCTTCTGTTATGAAGACATGCTAGGGCTCGATAAAGACTTGGTGGTACACCATTTGCCAATAAAGCCTAACATGAAGCCTATCAAGCAGAAGTTACGAAGAATGAAGCCAAAATGGGCCCTGAAGGTCCGTGATGAACTCATCAAGCAATACAAGGTGGGATTCCTGGTAGTCTCTAACTACCAGGAATGGCTCGCAAATATCATACCAATTTCAAAGAAGGACGGCAAAGTCAGAatgtgcatcgactttagggATCTCAATAAAGCAAGCCCTAAAGACGACTTCCCTCTGCCTTACATCGATAGCTAGTGGATAATATtgctggacacaagatcttctccttcatggatggctttTCTAGCTACAATCAGATCAAAATGGCCATCGAAGATCGTgagaagacttctttcatcacaccatggggaaccttctgctatcgggttatgccctttgggttgaagaatgtGGGAGCTACATATTAGCGATCCATGACTACCttgttccacgacatgataaacaaggaaatggagcTCTATGTGGACGATATGATCATCAAATCTCGCATAATCGAAGGATattttgaagacctcaagaagctctACGACATGTTGGACAAATTCAAGCTTCGCCTCAACCCACAAAAGGTGTCTTCGGCGTAATCGGAGGCAAGCTGTTAGGCTTCATCGACAGTGAAGATGGCATTCGGGTAGACGAAACCAAGACTAAGGCAATCATCGAAATGCCGCCACTcaagactgaaaaagaaattcGGGGCTTCCTCGGACGGATCCAATATATCAGCCGATTCATCGCACAACTCACTCCagtctgtgagcccatattcaagcttctaCGAAAGAACTCGCTAAAGGAATGGAATGACAATTGCCAAGCAGCCTTCGACAGGATCAAGAAGTACCTGTTAAACCctccagtgctcatgccacctactTCGGGCAGGCCGTTATTGTTGTATATCTCCGTCGCAGCAGAAGCAATTGGGTGCATCCTCGGCTAACACAACGATACATgaagaaaggagcaagcgatCTACTACCTTAGCTGATGATTCACAAGCTATGAAGCCAAATATTCCAGCTTAGAAAAAATGTGTCTTGCCTTGGTTTGAGTAACACAATGATTATGACAGTACATGATCACCCACCCAATCCTTCTGCTCGCTCACATGGACCCGTTGAAATACTTGTTCGAGAAACCAACACTAACAGGCAGGATCGCAAAATAGCAGCTACTACTTTCTGAGTTCAACAATATCTATGTCACTCAgaaagcaatcaaggggcaaACACTGGCCGATCACCTAGCAGTACACTCTCTGCCCGATTACCAACCACTGAAGACCTTCTTACCTGACGAGGACATCCTCatgattgaggaagaagaagaaagaaaggtggGAGAGTGGACGCTCTTCTTCGACGGAGCTACAAACTCAAAAGGAAGTGGAGTAGGCGCTATACTCTACTCTCCCAATGATGTTCCAATTCCTATATCTAGGCGGTTGGCATTCCAATGCACTAACAATGTAGCTAAATACGAAGCATGTATTGCTGGTTTAAGAGATGCCATCATCCTCAATGTGAAGAAGTTGCGAGTCTTCAACGATTTACAGTTCATTATCAATCAAACAAATGGCGACTGGAGGACTAAGGATGAAAAGTTGATCCCTTATCACGTCTATCTAGAGAATCTAACTGAGGAATTTGAAGAGATCATGTTCTCTTACATGCCCCGAGCCAAGAATCAATTTGCAGATGCCCTGACAACTCTCACCTCGATGCTGGAAATCCCGAAAGGAGCTGCTGAATGGGAACTTACCGTCGAACTTCAGGAAGAACTCGCATTCTGCCTGCAAATAGATGAAGTCGAGTCTTCTCCAAACAAccaatcatggtacatagacATCAAAGAATATCTCGAGCATCAGAAGTTCCTAGAAAGAGTGACATCAACTGATCGTTGCACGATCCAACGGCTAGTAGCCCAGTTTACGATTACAGGAGGTATCTTTTACATGTGGTCCTTCAACCAAGTCCTTATCTGCTATGTGGATGAAATAGAAACAGCACAGATCATGTCAGAGGTCCACGAAGGACTATGCGGTCCACACATGAACGGACAgatgatggcaaagaagatcctaAGACTTGGTTACTATTAGCTGACAATGGAGGCAGATTGCTGCAGACACATCAGGAAGTGCATCAAATGCTAGGAGCTCACAAATCAGATTCCTGCGCCTGCTTCCGAACTCTACAACTTGACGACACTAGGCCCTTCTCTGTGTGGGAGTTGGACATCATCGGTAAGGtcaaccccaaagcttcaaacAGGCATGAATACATCTTGgtggcagtagattacttcacTAAGTGGATAGAGGCAGCATCATACACTACCATCGCAGCATCTCATCTGGTCAAGTTTATAAAGAATAATATCATCAGCCAATATAGGATCCCTCAGGCCATTATTACAAACAACGGAACTCCGTTTGTCAATAAAAGGATAGGCAATTTCCTCGATAAGTTTAAGATTTAACGTCACAGGTCAAGTCCCTACCgccctcaaatgaatggtggggtcgaagctACAAACAAGACTCATCCGCATACTGGAGAAAATGGTGAAGACATATCGCGACTGGTCGAAAATGCTTCCTTACACACTCTGGGCCTATCGTTTGTACGGTCTACTACAGATGCAACTTCATATGAGCTTGCATACGGAATGGAAGCAGTGCTGCCAGTTGAAATTGAAATCCCATCACTTCTGATATTGTTGGAAAGTCAAGTCGAGGATGGTGAGTGGCAATAAGTAAGGTACGATCAACTGCATCTGGCAGATGAAAAGCACATGCGTGCGTTAAGAAGCTCCCAATGTAATCAAAGAAGGATTGCTCGGGCCTACAACAAGATGGTCTGGAAGAGAAGTTTCAAAATCggtgacatggtcatgaagcgtATCTTACCGCCACACTTCCCAGATcccagaggaaagttcaaaccctcatGGGATGGACCGCTGATCATTTGAGAAGTACTCTCAGGAGGTGCTCTTCGGCTCATTAATCTGAAAGGAGATCTTCCCGAGCCCATCAACACCGACAACGTGAAAATCTATCATGGGTAGCCGTACATAACCTTGTCAATGATTACAATCACTAAACTGTACCTATTACTCCCCCAACAAATGATAAGAAAGAATGTCCACCCGCCTTTTctcccataaaaaaaaaagagaaaacaaaagcacaaatgcaaaaaataaaaagaaaccaaaaaataaaaaaatagaaaagagaaaaaagaagaaaagacaagaaatcttaaaaaaaagaagggaagaagacCGAAAAGGGGAAGAAAATAAGTCCATCCCATCTCCTCAAAAATCCGCACAAAAGCAGCTTACGATTGTAATCAAAGATAAGGACCGGAAGGTAACTAGTTGGCCGACTATGAAGGAAGCCTCTCTGTCGCTCCCGGCacccaaaaaaagagagagagagaaagatatgcCTAAGCAAAAAGGACggggtgaaaacctgaaagggcgccTCAAGTAAAAATAGcgggcatgtagcggacttggtgaaaacctgaaaaggcatcTAGGGTAAAAATAGCATAGTGACCAAGGGGTAGGCAAGATAAAAAACCTGGGACgtagtgaaaatctgaaaggatGATATGGGAAAAAATGACGGGAAGAACCGAACGTAGTGAAAACCTGGAAAGGCGCTACGAGCAAAAAATGgctgaaaaaatatataaaaataaaagtgcAGGTACAGGAGAAGCCGAGGCAACAAACACTACAACAAAGGGATACAAGGGAAGATCAACTTCGGATTAGTGCTCTATCAAACTCTGCTCAAATCTAAAGGACACGATCCTGGACACCCTCTCAGGGAACCAAGATCCCAAAAACACAAATTCGGATTACTAAACACAATGTGGGCTGAGCCCAATATTTTGATCCCAATAATCCAAAGCACAAACCTAAATACAAGGAAGCATTGGCAAATTTGGTataaacattttttttcctttaaaacatCTTTTTTACAAGTACATTACTTTCTttcttcatgaaaaaaaaaacaaaaaacaaaaaaaaaaaccatgcataACAAGACAAGAAGCAGGTCAAGACTGGAAACTCTAGGTCAGCTTCGATCACTCGTACATTGATAGCCTCTGCCTAAGCCTCTCTAACTCTATGTGCAAGTAAAAATTCTCGTCCCTCTCCAGGCAATGCGCAGTGAGCATGCTCTCATCATATCGTCTCCCAATAGCTAGTCGGTGAGCCATGTACTCACAAGAATGGTGAAGAATGGCAATCTCAGAGATAAGGTAGCCATGTGTCGCAAGAAGAAACAACGGATCAATAAATGGTTTCTCTTCAAATGTCTCTAGAGAATCATCAACACATGAAGAGGACGAGCAGTATCACCAACCATATCTCGATCAGTAGCCTCATCTGCCAAGTGCCAGCCTGGAACTTAACGATAAAGTGATTGCTCAGTAACCCATCACTGATACAGCACTGTCTCCAAGGGAGGAGCCCAAGACTGGAACTACAGAGCTGCCGCATCCAAAGAACCTTGCCAAGATATCCAGACTCACTGATACAACGGTATCACGTCGGAAGGAAGAGGAGCATGCCCAAATCTAGAAAAGGCGAAGTCCGGGACATCCTGCCAAAAACCAAACTGACGAAAAAATCACATGGGATGATACGAGCAGTACCCTCAAAGACCCAACAACAGTAAAGGAGTGCAAGCTACGCTACAAATCAACGACGAATGATAGAGCCAGGGAGCCTCCCAGCTAATCTCCCATCCTCAAAGCTAGGAAAGCATATGGTGATACAACGACTCAGTGGCCTCAGCACCTAAAGGAAGGCTATCGAGCAACAGGGACAACACATCCTCACGACGAGAGTTAGGCCGCAAAAGCAGAGGGGTCATATAAAGGTGCTCTCATAGCCACACCTGGGAAAAAGCACAAGTCAAATAAGATAGCAAAGCAGAGGAAAGAGGACAAGAGCAAAAAGTCCTGGAGGAATGTGCAGCAACCTCTAAGGATATGAGTCCGACCGAGAAAAAACTTAGTCAACCCCAAAAAGAGTTCCACTATCACCACGGAAACAATACCCCTACGGAATAGAATGCGGTGAAATACGTCCAGTAAAATCGCCAGTGATGACTGCCACTAGCTTGAGAAAAGCAACTCAACCAAGACATAGAATATCAGTGCATTCAAGCACTGAAGCTGGTGATCTGACCCAGGACCTCCGCAGATAGTAGAACAATGATCATATAAAAGCTCAAGTGAAAGCTCACCGGCCTGACCCTCTGCAGTAGGAAGAGCAGCTGGAAACCCAAACAAAGAGATCATATCAGTAGAACGAACCGACTCAGATGAAGGAACATAAGGCTCTCAGGTAAGAGGAAGACCAGACAGACGTGTAAACTCCTCTAATGATGGGCCCGGCTCCAAATCATTGAAAGGAAATAGATTCAGCATCGGAACCCAATCATAAAATGCCGCACTCAATAGTCGTCATTCTAGGCAAACTCGGTGGAAGTGAAGAATCTCTCGAAAACCCAAAGAGCCCAGCTCGAAGATCTCAAACTCAGTCAAGCTCTCAATCTAGATGTACAGTTGCTCAGAATAGGTACCACGTGGCTGCAATCGGCAAGTCTGAACAGGCACATCCTCTACGATCTGGATCCCCGGGTCAGCAGGAGAATCATAAAAAATGGGCATCCCCTCGTCCAACAGATCTACCTCATGGTGGCGGAAGAAACTAGACTCGCCCGTCGCGTCCCGCAGAATGTCCTGAAAAGctgcaacaggtgggcccaagCCACTAACAATCGCCACATTAGGAATAGTTTGGACAGCACATGCCCCAGGAGCAACAACACCTAAAGTACCCCAATAGCTGATTGGACCAGTATCCTGATCCCCGACAACAGTTGCCTGCCCCATCACCACCTCGAAGTCTGTGCTAAATATTTGACCCAAGCCATCTGCAAGAAGTCCGTCACCTATCAAATTCAAACCACCTAAACcaccagggtggggtccacaacccATCGGAACCCAATCTGTCCCATTTACACCATCCACCATCACCATACTATCATCCACACCACCCATAACCATCGCTCCACCAACCAAACCATCCGTCATCGTCATCGcaccatccccaccatcaaacccATCCGCCCTCATCACATTAACATTTACAAACCCTGGTGGCCCATCTGGTGTGGACCCACCAAACCCGTCCAATTCAATCAATCCATCCTCATAACCACCATCAATGGAAGAAGGATCCATACCATAAATAACATTTACCTCTTCCAAAGGGCCCATTACTCTCCCACCAACCTCCATCAATGTATCCATAAATGGGTTCTCACCACCCTAAATGAAGGACCCACCACCCATCTCCCCTTCATTCATGAATCCACCTCCATCATGACCAGCCATAAAGGACAAAAAGGAGCTAGAGACAAAAGAGGAAGAAGACGAAAGGGAAGaaacaaaaaagagaagaaacaagGGACAAAGGGAATGATTAGACGGCCTGGGCAGAACAAGAATATCTGGACAGGGGCTAGAGAATGTACAGAAAAGAAGAGGACttgctggaagaaaagatggacgGAGGCAGTAGTTGGATTACCGCTAGCGGTACTCGGAGTACCGTTGAAAGAGCAAAAGTCAGcggcggtagtcggactaccgccCGGGCCCACATTCATGCGCGGTTGACAGTGGGTCCAATTTCGGGACCCTATGGGCCCCTTTTATCTCTGGATAGATTAAAGATTTTCAATAATAGCATTCCAAGGACCAAGGACAAGGGAGACAGGCACGACAAGTTTTATAAGAAAAGATTGTACGTTAATATATGAGAAAAGAAAAGATTGTACAAAAGCCAGCATATAAGATCACTTGATACAAGTGAAACTAGTCATCCTCGTCAGGAATGTACTCGTCTCTACCCTTTTGATGGACATGCGGACTCAAGATACTTCCACCGGCAAAGTGTGCACCATCACCAGGAGCATAAGAAGGCTGCAATATGGGGCCGATACCGTACTGCTCACACCAGGAGTTGTACTCTCTTACTAGGTTGACAAAGGCGCTAGCATCAAAGCCCTCCAAAGTAGCAACTAGTTCTCCTCGCTCTGGCACCACCCTCCAATCAGATGGCCCAAATGGTGGGCTAAACGGGATGAGAGGACTCCCCTCCAACTGCCAGGAGAGCCTCTCGCCAAGGTACCACTTCGTCACCCGAGGATCCTCCAGGATACGATGCTGGTTTGAGGCTTGGAAAGCCTCCTGGGCAGCAAGAGAAAGGGCCGCGTTCGATCGAAGATACGGCCGAGTATGAAACTGTAAAAACAGAAGGGCATACGTTAAGTACATTGCAAAACAACACAGGGCAACATGGAATAGGGCAATTACTTACACCATCAGGAATCAGGGCATCGATGTTCGACCTCCAGGTGAGATCAGAAAACATGCGTGTATGGATGTAGTTATCCTTGTACCACAACATCATGCGAGGAAAGGGAGGTGAATGATCAATCAGGGTGGGCGCCAAGTGAGGGAAATGGTCGAAAAAGCACACCTGCATACGGTCACATTCAACGATCGATTTTGATCATCCCAAAAGCTGAAAATGTAAGGGGACAAATCCAGGGGATACCTCAACAACTGGATAGAAGACAGTCAAAGACCTGCTAACGCGGCGGCTAGCCTTGTCCAATCCTTCGTACAAATGAGCATGAAGAGCCGCATTCCAATTGTACGGTGTGAGAAACGTGATATCTGCCACTAACGTCAGCAAGCGAGAACTCACAAGCTCGTTCCCATGACAAAAGATCATCGCCCCCATCATGTACAATATTAGGGCGCGAGCCTTCACGATGGCTGCGGCCTCGGTCTCAGGGATACGACGAGCAAAGTTCAATGACAGACAAAGCAACCTGAACCGATGACCAGAAAAATCTGAAGCATCCGACATCATCCCCAGGAGACTCATCCAATCATCCTTAGAAGGTACCGGGAGATCATCCTCGAAAGGGACGGATCCCCCATCATACCTAAGCCCCAGCTGCATGTAGATATCATACGGGGTGATCCCCCACTCTCTAAAGGGCAGATGGAAAGTATGAGTCCTAGCATGCCATCACTCCGCCAAGGCTGATAGAAGAGACATGTTCATCTTACTTAGACAAATCTGGAACAAACTGGCAAACGGGTGCGCTCCAACACATTGAAGAACAGGGGCTGCGGATCATGAAACCAATCAGCCAATGCGTCCTAACCCCACATCCCCTCAGGATCACAGGTGCGCCAACCTCCTGAGCCACATCAGACAAGTGGCGACCCTTAGGTGGCACAAAATAAGGGTCGGTTGACTGATGAGAAGAACCGGCCTCACTCCTTCCACAACGAGGCATGCTGCGTAAATAAAACCCACTGGTAAGCCTCCTGAACtgtcaaaattcaaatctcaagggCTATCCCAAGGCCCATTTCAAAGCACATCTCAAGGCCCATCCccaaggcccatttcaaaagTCCATTCCAAGGTCGGTTTcaaaaagcccattttaagggCCACTCTAAGGTCCATTTTAAAAAGCCCATTTTAAAGCCCATCCCAAGGCCCATtccaaggcccatttcaaaagcccattccaaagcccatttcaaaagtccattccaaggcccatttcaaaagtccattccaaggcccatttcaaaaggCATTTCAAGGCCTACTCCAAGACCCATTTCAAAAAGCCCAActcaaggcccatttcaaaagcCCATCTCAAGGCCCATTCCAAGGCCCACtccaaggcccatttcaaaagcCCATCTCAAGGCCCATTTTAAAAGCCCATTCTAAGGCTCATTTCAAAAGCCCATCACAAGGCCCATTTTCAGAGCCCATTCTCCATTTCACATGTC
Proteins encoded in this window:
- the LOC131220027 gene encoding uncharacterized protein LOC131220027; the encoded protein is MIMTVHDHPPNPSARSHGPVEILKAIKGQTLADHLAVHSLPDYQPLKTFLPDEDILMIEEEEERKVGEWTLFFDGATNSKGSGVGAILYSPNDVPIPISRRLAFQCTNNVAKYEACIAGLRDAIILNVKKLRVFNDLQFIINQTNGDWRTKDEKLIPYHVYLENLTEEFEEIMFSYMPRAKNQFADALTTLTSMLEIPKGAAEWELTVELQEELAFCLQIDEVESSPNNQSWYIDIKEYLEHQKFLERVTSTDRCTIQRLVAQFTITGGIFYMWSFNQVLICYVDEIETAQIMSEVHEGLCGPHMNGQMMAKKILRLGYY